CAGGTCCGGCGAGCGACGCCCCTCCGCCGGCTCCCAGCCTCCGCGCGAGCGCCACCGGGTCGGCCGGGAGGCCGTCGCCGCGCCAGCGAAGGCCCGTGATGGCGGACGCCGGCAGTCCCAGCGCCGTCAGGTCGACGGGATGCGCGCCCGAGGCCGCGGCGGTGGCACTGAGCCGCAGCACCGGCATGGCGGTGGTGCCTCCGGCGAGCGACCGGTAGCGGGCCAGCGGCGCAGCGTCGAGCGGCCGCACGAGCTGCGCGCCCTCCCGCAGCGTCTCGTCCGCGGGCACCGCGAACGCGGCCTGGTCGGCCTGGCCCGCGGCCAGGGTCTCGCGGTAGGTCGACGCGAAGAATCCGAGGCCGAGCGCGACCGCCAGGAACGCAGCCGCCACCGCAGCGGGGAGCGGCTCGCGCGCGACCGACACGACGGCGATCCGCGCCGCCGCCGGAGCCTCGCGGAGGCGGCGCTCGAGCAGGCGCATCAGCGGCGGCAAGAGCCGCGCGACGGCGACGCCGCAGACGACCGCCACGAGCAGCGGCAGCAGCGGCAGCAGCGGGTCGGTGCCGTCGCTCCCGGCGTTCGCGGCACCGCGGGCGCCGGCCAGCGCGAGCGCCGCCAGCGAGGCGACGGCGGCCACGTCCGCCAGCCGGCCGCCGACCCGCCCGTCGCCGAGCAGCAGCACGCCGACGACCACGGCCGTCGCCACGACAAGCGCGGCGATTCCGAGCGCGAGCCCGCCCGGCGCGAGCAGCGAGTGCGCGAGCACCGCGCCGGCTGGCAGCCCCGCAGACCGGGCGACCAGGGCGCCTGCGGCCACGGCCGCCGCGGCGCCCGCCGCGACGCCGAGCAGGGCCATCCACCCACCCTCTGCGAGAGCGAACATCACGATCTGGCGGCGCCGTGCCCCCCGCCGCTCGAGGCGCCGCCGCTCGGCGAGCGCGTCGGGGCGCAGAGCGTTTGCGGCGAGCACGACGAACGCCAGCAGCAGGGCCGCGATCTCGCCGCCGACGAGCGTCAGCCGTGTCGATGCCGTATCGCTGCGGGAGGTCGCGTCCAGCACCGCCTGGTCGGGCGCGGAGATGCTCCAGAGGCTGTCGCCGGGGCCGATCGTCGAAAGCGCGCGGGCCTCCCGTCCCAGCAGGCCGCCGACGTCCCAGCTGTGCAGCGACCGGGGGTCGATCGGACGCGACCAGGCGTACGTGCGGTAGAGCCCCGCGAGGGCCGGCATCTCGGAGACGGCGCGCACGTCGCCCGCGACGAACGTCGCCGGGGGCCGGCGGTGGCCGGCGCTCGCCCCCAGGTCGGTCACCGACCCGAACGGCAGCGCCGATGCCAGCCGGCCTTCGCCGACGGGCACCAGCCGGGCGCCCCCGGTGCTCGCGACGGGCAGGCGCTCGCCCGCCACCTGCACGACCTCACAGCGCACGGGCGTGCAGCTCCGTGGCAGCCGGCCGGCGGTCAGGCGCACGTACCGGCCGACGTCGTCGAGCCCAGCGACCAGCGCGATCCGGCCCTCCTCGAACCGGGTCTCGCGGTAGAGCACCGTCGCGACGGCCGGGCCGCCGGCGAGCGTCGCAAGCGCCCGGCGCGCCGGGCGGTCGATCGCGCGGTAGGGCCGCGACGGCGGGCCGCTCCATACCACACGAAGCGCGCGCTCGGCGGCCGGGACCCGGGCGAGCGCCCGCTGCACACTCAGCTCGGACGACACCCGCCCTCCCGCATACGTTGCGCCCAGCATCGCGGTCGCCGCCGCGATCCCGAGCGCGGCCAGCAGGCCGCGCAACGGCCGCCGCCGGATGCGAGCGATCGCCACCGCAAGCGGCGCGTACAGCGCTGTGACTGCGGCGGGCATGGCCGGTGATCGTAGACTCCCGGCCGGACCGTCCGCAGCTCGTGACGGATCCCTGCGGTAGTCTCGCGCACCCCATGGCAGACCACCCGCTGCACGTCTTCTGGCATGACGACGCCCTGCGCCACGACACCGGGTCGGGCGCGTTCGACGGCGTCCCCTCGCCGCTGATCGAGGTGCCGGAGCTGCATCCCGAGAACGACGTGCGGGTGCGCAACATCCGGTCGATGCTGCGTGACGGCCCGCTGGCGAGGCACGTGCGCTGGCGTGACGGCCGCCCTGCGGCCGTGGAGGAGCTGCAGGCGCTGCACGACCCAAACTACGTGGAGCAGGTGCGACGCTTCTGCAGCAGCGGCGGCGGCGTGCTGTCGTGGGCGACCGTGGTGTCCGAGGGCACCTGGGACGCGGCCCTCGCGTCGGCTGGGACGGCGATCGCCGCGGTGGACGCGGTGCTGGACGGCGAGTGTGCCGCCTCCTATGCCCTCGTGCGCCCGCCCGGCCACCACGCGCAGCCGGCCATGACGGACGGCTACTGCCTCTTCTCGAACACCGCGCTCGCCGCCGAGGCGGCCAGGCGCCGGGGCGTCGAGCGCGTCGCGATCATCGACTGGGACGTGCACCACGGCAACGGCACGCAGGAATGCTTCTACGATCGTCCCGATGTGCTGACGATCTCGCTGCACATGCCGCACGGCTCGTGGGGTCCCACACATCCGCAGACGGGATCGCCGAGCGAGACGGGCGCGGGGGACGGCGAGGGCTTCAACGTCAACGTCGAGCTCGGGTGCGGCAGCGGCGATACGGCCTACGAGCGGGCGATGCGCCGGGTCGTGATGCCGGTCGTCGACGAGTACGCGCCCGACCTGATCATCGTCGCCGCCGGCCAGGACGCCAGCCAGTTCGATCCGAACGGGCGCCAGTGCGTTGGCATGCGCGGCTTCCGGACGCTCGGGGCGCTGGCCGCGGAGCTGGCCGCACGCCACGGCGGCGGCCGCCTCGCCGTCATCCAGGAGGGCGGCTACGGGCGGACGTATTCCGCCTTCTGCGCGCACGCCACACTGGAGGGCGTGCTGGGCCTCGACACCCTGCTCGACGACCCGCTCGCCTTCATGCCGGACGAGCACGACCGCGGCGACGCCGGCATCGATGCGGCACTGGACTTGCTGCGCCCGTTCTGGCGGCTATGAGCGGGGCCGTGCGCCTGCGACCCATCCAGGGGAGCGACGCGGCGATGCTGCAGACGTTCTTCACCGAGCGCTGGGGTGGCCCGGTCGCGGCCGGCGGCGGCCGGCTCCACAGGCTCGACCGCCTTCCGGGCCTGATCGCGGAGGGCCCCGACGGCGCGATTGCCGGCGTCGTCACGTGGCAGATCGACGACCTCGACTGCGAGGTGGTGAGCATCGATGCCGTCGACGAGGGTCGCGGCACCGGCACCGCGCTGCTCGAGGGCGCGTGTGCCGCGGCGGCGGCAGCGGGCTGCCGGCGCGTCCACCTGATGACCACCAACGACAACCTGCGCGCGCTGTGGTTCTACCAGCGGCGGGGATTCGTGCTGTGCGAGCTGCGCCCGAACGCCGTCGCCGGCGCTCGGCTGCTGAAGCCGGGGATCCCGGCGGTCGGCGACCACGGCATCCCGATCCGGGACGAGATCGTCCTGGAACGGCCGCTATCGTGAGCGGGAAATGCGCCGTCGAACCCTCCGTGCCAGCCAGTGTGCCCGTGCCCTGTGGCTGCTCGGCCTGCGCCCGCCCGTCGACGAAGACGAGCTCGCGCGCGCGTGGAAGCAGCGCGTCGCCCGCACCCATCCCGACCTGCACGCTGCGTCCGACCAGCGCAGCGAGGCGGCGACGGTGCTCACCCGTGCGCTGAACGACGCGCGCGACGTCGTGCAGGCGTGGATCGCGAGCGGCCGCGACTGGCCTGAGCCGTCGATCGGCGGGCGCACGGCCCCGGCCAGGCGCCGCCCGGCGCCGGAGCCGGCGTCCGCAGCCGTCTGCCGGCGGACCGGGCTTCGCGCCGGCGATCGCGTCCGCGTGTGGCCGTACGACGGCGAACTGGTGGCCGTCCGCGGCACCGAGCTGGAGGCGGGCGCCGGCGTGATCTGGGTGCTGCTGGCGGACGGCGGCGCGGCGCAAGCCGACCGCGTCCGGCTGGCCGCCTACGGGTGCCCGGTATGCGGCGCGTGCGACGGGCCGGTCGACGCGAACCTCGTCACCCGCCCGTGCAGCGACTGCCTGCGCGACCTGCGCCTGCTCGAGCAGCGAGCGTCCGAGGCCGCACGCATCCGGGCGGCGATCGAGGCACGCTCGGAAGCAGGTCGTGCCATGGCGGGGTCGCTGGACAGCGAATGGCTCTCCCAGCGGGCCGCCGAGCGCGGGCGCTGGGCACGGCGGCTGAAGACCGCTGGGCCGGACGACCTCCGGGCCGCGCTGCTCGGCGCCTTCACGCGGGCGTTCGAGCGCTGGGCGGCGTGATCGCGAACCGGTCTTCGCGCCCGAGCAGCGCCTGGTCGACGGACAGCCGCCGGGCCGGACGCCACGCCAGCAGATAGAACGGGATCCCGAGGGCGAGGTCGCGCAGGATGGTCGTGGCGCCGACCGTCGTCTGCACGGTCGTCCCGAAGCACCCGCAGTCGATCGCGAGCCCGCGCGCCCACGCCTGCGCCTCGGCGGCGATGAAGATCGCCATCAACACGCACGAGACGACGGCGACGGGGCGCACCAGTGCGCCCGCCAGGAGGTACAGCCCGAGCACGACCTCGACCAGCGGGAGCGCGTAGCTGAACGCGCTCTCCAAACCCGAGGGCAGCACCTGGTAGGCGTGCACCTGCAGCTGGAAGCCGTCCAGATCGGTCAGCTTCGTGACGCCCGCGAAGATCCAGACCGCCGAACCGGCGAGCCGCACCGCCAGTCCGGCCCACGGGAGCAGCCGGCTCCTATCCACCGGCCGCCGCCCGCCTCAGCTCCTGCTCGATCGCCGCGGTGGGCTCCTCGGCGTTCGCCGCCCAGGCCACCCGGCCCGACGGCGAGATCACGTAGAACGTCGGGAAGTTCACGACCTTGTAGGCCGCTGTCACCGGTCCGGCCGGCCCCGGGGAGTGCCACGACCCCGGCCGGCCGCGTACGTCGATCAGGGCCGGATACGTCAGTCCGAAGTAGCGGTGGAACGCGTAGATGCTCGGAGCGCCCTCGCCGTCGGCGTTCACCGAGGCGAAGGCATAGCGGGAGTGGTCGAGGCTGCGGTACAGGCGCTCGAGGTGCGGCGCCTCGGCCTGACAGTGCGGGCACGAGGTGGCGAAGAACTCGAGCAGGAGTGCCTTGCCGGCGAAGTCGTGGAGCGAGACCGTCGCACCGAGCGGCGTCTTCAGAGCGAAGCCCGGCGCCGGCGTGCCAGGCGCCAGAAGCGCGGAGTTGGTGGCCGGCACGGCGGCCGACGCGGGATCGTCCTCGATCTTCCCGATGCCGGGGATCGGCTCGGGATGGAAGCCGATCGCAGCGGCGGCGCGCTGGAGCGGCTTGGGTGCCGCAAGGTCGGCGGCCGAGGGCGTGGCCGGCCCGGGCGCCGAGGTGCCCCCGCGGCCGGCGATGAGCACCGCGGTCAACGCCGCGACGGCGACCACGACGACTGACGTCGCGATCCAGATCAGCCGCTGCTGCCTTCGTCGATCAAGGGTGTGCGCGTCGCGCACGGGATCCGCCGTGTCCAACCACTCCTCCTCGCTGGTGCCCTTCCATGGTACTGACGAGGCGCCGGCACGCCAGGGGGTGTCACATCACGGCGCCTTCCAGCCCGGCACCCATCGCGCCGTCGGCGTACCGAAGCGCGTCGACGTAGATGCCGCCCATCACCATTGCCACGACGCGCGGAACCTCGTCGAACCGGGCGGTCTCGTACGAGGTGACCAGCCGCAGCAGCTCGTGCAGCGGACCGCCGTCACCGAGCAGCGCGGCCTTGACCTCGACCGTCAGCGGCAGCTCGGCCAGCGCGGACTCGAGGTCGACGCCGAGCAGCACGCCGAGGTTCGAGAACAGCCCGACCGTGAACGCCGCCTCGGGGGACTCGATGCCGAGCGTGCGGGCCAGCAGCTGCGCCATGCGCGCACGCACCAGCGAGCTGCGCAGCAGCTCCGCAGGCCCCTCCCGCCCCGCGGCGACGGCCAGCAGCGAGGCCCATACCCGCACGTTCTGCAGACCCAGGAGGACGACCGCGTCCCGGACCGAATCGACGTGCCGCGGAAGGCTGAAGTGCGCCGAGTTGACGAAGCGGAGCAGGCGGTAGGACATCCCGGCATCCGCACGGATCACGTCGTCCAGCGTCTCCAGGTCGCACGCGGGATCCTGAAGCGCCGCGACCAGCCGGATCCGCGAGGTTCGGTGCTCGCCCGCCTGTCCGCCTGCGAACGGCCGGGGCCGGCCCAGGAAGCTGCCGGCGAAGAGGACGAAGCCGGCGCGAGAGAGGCGCTCGACCTGGACGTGCTCCGTGACGCTGCGGGCGAGCAGTTGCGGGCCGGGCGCCGAGCCGGCGAGCGCCCCCGCGGCGCCCACCGCATCGCCCGCTGCATCGAACGCCGCGATGTACGCCAGCGCGAAGGCGCGGGTGGTGGTGGGCTGCTCCACGAGCAAGCGGTAGCCGTCCGCGGCCAGCGCCCCGAGCTGACCGGCGATGGCGGCGTCCGAGGCCAGCTCGTCATCCACCGCGAAGACCACCTTGCCGGCCGGGAGCAGACGGGTGAATCCCCGTTCGACGAACCGGCGGCTGACGGGCACCACCGCCGGACGGGTGCCGACCAGCGCAGGCAGCCCCACGTCGGCGACGGCCGAGATCACCAGGCCAGCGAGGCGTTCGTCGCCGATGGGCCCGGCGGGTGCCGCCGTGAGCAGCTCGTACGCGGCCACGGTCAGGTCGCGGGTGAAGATCGGACGCCGGGCCACCAGAGGGCGCTCGACGTCGCTCGCCGGCCGCCGCGCCGGAGCACGTTCATGCGCGGCGGCGAGCGGCCCGGGGGAATCGGGAAGCATGGCACGGTGCTCGACCGGTGCGGTCGAGAATTGAGCGGCCGGGCTACGCGATCAGGCGCTCGCGGATCGCGAGCGCGACCGCCTGCGTTCGCGTGTCGGCCTCGAGCTTGCGCATCGCGTTTCGCACGTGTGTTCGCACGGTCTCCGGCGACAGGAACAGCCGCGCGGCGATCTCCTTGTTGGCAACGCCGTCCGCCAGCATCGAGAGGATCTCCCGCTCCCGGTTGGAGAGCCCGGCAAGCTGGCCGACGCCGGGGCCGCGCAGCAGGTCGCCGCTCAGCGAGGGATCGACGTAGGCGCCACCCTGCCCGACGATGCGGACCGCGCGGACGACCTCGTCGGGCGTTGCGTCCTTGACGAGGAAACCACTACATGCTCCTTTGCAGGTATTTTGGCTGAGTGACCGGTCGTAGGACCACACCGGGACCACACCAGGACGACCATCACGCGTCGCCCTCGCCGAGCAGGACATGCGCGTAGGTGTCCAGAGTGATGCTCGATCGGCTGTGCCCGACGTGCGCCGCGATCTCGGTGATCGGCACGCCGCGCTTCACCTGGAGGCTGATCCAGCGATGCCGCAAATCGTGCGGGTGGTAGTGCGCGGTGCCGGCGGCTTGGCAGGCGCGGCGCATCGCCGAGCCGACCGCCTTACGCGTCAGGCCCTGGAAGACCCGTCGCTCCGGTGTCCGATCATCCGGCGGCGTCCACGCCTGCAAATCCATCATCAGCGAGTCGTTCAGCGGAACCCACCGCTTCGCCGCCGCCGTCTTGCCACGCCGCACACGGAGGCGGCATCCGGCGAAGTCGACGTCCTGCCACTCGAGGTCGCACGCCTCCCCCACTCGCATCCCCGTCTCGGCGAGCAACCGGAAGAGCAGCCGGTGCCGGTCAGACGCGGCGGCGAGGATCAGGTCGACCTCTGCGCGGCTCGGCGGGTTCGGGATGTCCTGCTCGAGCTTCGGCAAGCGGAGTCGCCGATCGCGGGCCGGGTTGTCGGCGACAACGCCGGCATAGTCGAGCAGGAGCCGCAGAGTGCAGAGGTAGCGGCGCACGCTGCTTGGCGCAGCGTCCATCTCGTTTACCCACCGCTGCACCTCGTGGAACGTCACGCGGCTCGGATCGAGCGCGCCGAACGCCGGCAGGATCCGCTTCATGTGGCTCGGCATCTTCGCCGCCTCGCCGTCGCCGTTGCGCGACGCGATGAACTCCTCCGCCCAACCGGCCAGCGTGCGGACTACGACCGGCTCGCGCATCGCGTCGAGCAGGAGCCGCGGGTTCCGACCAGCGGCGATCTCACCGCCGACCAGATCGCGCCTCGCCTTCGCCTCGCGGAGCGTGCGGAACGATCCGCCGTGCTCGACCCGGTAGGCCCGGCCGCCGAGCCGGTACCGGACGACGTAGCGCGGCCCGGATGCCGTCTGGCGCGTCGTAATCGTCAGGCTAGGCATCGCTGCCGCCCAGGTAAGGTGATCGGTGCATGAGGCTGACTCCTCGTGCCGGGCCCGGGCAGGTCACACTGCGCCGGGCCGCTCTGCATGGTCGCGGCCATCATACC
This sequence is a window from Gaiellales bacterium. Protein-coding genes within it:
- a CDS encoding class II histone deacetylase — translated: MADHPLHVFWHDDALRHDTGSGAFDGVPSPLIEVPELHPENDVRVRNIRSMLRDGPLARHVRWRDGRPAAVEELQALHDPNYVEQVRRFCSSGGGVLSWATVVSEGTWDAALASAGTAIAAVDAVLDGECAASYALVRPPGHHAQPAMTDGYCLFSNTALAAEAARRRGVERVAIIDWDVHHGNGTQECFYDRPDVLTISLHMPHGSWGPTHPQTGSPSETGAGDGEGFNVNVELGCGSGDTAYERAMRRVVMPVVDEYAPDLIIVAAGQDASQFDPNGRQCVGMRGFRTLGALAAELAARHGGGRLAVIQEGGYGRTYSAFCAHATLEGVLGLDTLLDDPLAFMPDEHDRGDAGIDAALDLLRPFWRL
- a CDS encoding GNAT family N-acetyltransferase; protein product: MRLRPIQGSDAAMLQTFFTERWGGPVAAGGGRLHRLDRLPGLIAEGPDGAIAGVVTWQIDDLDCEVVSIDAVDEGRGTGTALLEGACAAAAAAGCRRVHLMTTNDNLRALWFYQRRGFVLCELRPNAVAGARLLKPGIPAVGDHGIPIRDEIVLERPLS
- a CDS encoding J domain-containing protein; translated protein: MRRRTLRASQCARALWLLGLRPPVDEDELARAWKQRVARTHPDLHAASDQRSEAATVLTRALNDARDVVQAWIASGRDWPEPSIGGRTAPARRRPAPEPASAAVCRRTGLRAGDRVRVWPYDGELVAVRGTELEAGAGVIWVLLADGGAAQADRVRLAAYGCPVCGACDGPVDANLVTRPCSDCLRDLRLLEQRASEAARIRAAIEARSEAGRAMAGSLDSEWLSQRAAERGRWARRLKTAGPDDLRAALLGAFTRAFERWAA
- a CDS encoding MauE/DoxX family redox-associated membrane protein, with protein sequence MDRSRLLPWAGLAVRLAGSAVWIFAGVTKLTDLDGFQLQVHAYQVLPSGLESAFSYALPLVEVVLGLYLLAGALVRPVAVVSCVLMAIFIAAEAQAWARGLAIDCGCFGTTVQTTVGATTILRDLALGIPFYLLAWRPARRLSVDQALLGREDRFAITPPSARTPA
- a CDS encoding TlpA disulfide reductase family protein, with the translated sequence MDTADPVRDAHTLDRRRQQRLIWIATSVVVVAVAALTAVLIAGRGGTSAPGPATPSAADLAAPKPLQRAAAAIGFHPEPIPGIGKIEDDPASAAVPATNSALLAPGTPAPGFALKTPLGATVSLHDFAGKALLLEFFATSCPHCQAEAPHLERLYRSLDHSRYAFASVNADGEGAPSIYAFHRYFGLTYPALIDVRGRPGSWHSPGPAGPVTAAYKVVNFPTFYVISPSGRVAWAANAEEPTAAIEQELRRAAAGG
- a CDS encoding HDOD domain-containing protein; this encodes MLPDSPGPLAAAHERAPARRPASDVERPLVARRPIFTRDLTVAAYELLTAAPAGPIGDERLAGLVISAVADVGLPALVGTRPAVVPVSRRFVERGFTRLLPAGKVVFAVDDELASDAAIAGQLGALAADGYRLLVEQPTTTRAFALAYIAAFDAAGDAVGAAGALAGSAPGPQLLARSVTEHVQVERLSRAGFVLFAGSFLGRPRPFAGGQAGEHRTSRIRLVAALQDPACDLETLDDVIRADAGMSYRLLRFVNSAHFSLPRHVDSVRDAVVLLGLQNVRVWASLLAVAAGREGPAELLRSSLVRARMAQLLARTLGIESPEAAFTVGLFSNLGVLLGVDLESALAELPLTVEVKAALLGDGGPLHELLRLVTSYETARFDEVPRVVAMVMGGIYVDALRYADGAMGAGLEGAVM
- a CDS encoding response regulator transcription factor — its product is MVPVWSYDRSLSQNTCKGACSGFLVKDATPDEVVRAVRIVGQGGAYVDPSLSGDLLRGPGVGQLAGLSNREREILSMLADGVANKEIAARLFLSPETVRTHVRNAMRKLEADTRTQAVALAIRERLIA
- a CDS encoding site-specific integrase, whose product is MPSLTITTRQTASGPRYVVRYRLGGRAYRVEHGGSFRTLREAKARRDLVGGEIAAGRNPRLLLDAMREPVVVRTLAGWAEEFIASRNGDGEAAKMPSHMKRILPAFGALDPSRVTFHEVQRWVNEMDAAPSSVRRYLCTLRLLLDYAGVVADNPARDRRLRLPKLEQDIPNPPSRAEVDLILAAASDRHRLLFRLLAETGMRVGEACDLEWQDVDFAGCRLRVRRGKTAAAKRWVPLNDSLMMDLQAWTPPDDRTPERRVFQGLTRKAVGSAMRRACQAAGTAHYHPHDLRHRWISLQVKRGVPITEIAAHVGHSRSSITLDTYAHVLLGEGDA